The following nucleotide sequence is from Micromonospora sp. WMMD1120.
GGCGATCCGCCGCGTCTATGTCCAGCACTGCTCCCAGTCGTACCCGAACGTCAAACACCGCGCCCCCTTGTGCGTGGCGCCGCATTGGCGGGAGACGGCGCGTTCTTGGTCGTGTGCCGTTGAATCTGGAGGCCGGCGGTCTGCGCGAAGACCTCCCGCCGCGTCAGAGCCTTGCCGGTAATCGGTTCGATGGAATAGCCCGTCAACCACACCCAGCCGTCGTACGTCGGCTTGTCGCAGACCGAGGTCACCCGCAGCCACAGCGTTCGGTCGCCGCCGAACTGCACTGACGCCCGGCCGTCGATCAGCACCAGGTCGCCTGGAGCGGGCACACCTGGCCGACGGGGCCTGGCTGAGCAAGTCGGGCTATTAACGGGTGGTCGTTCAGGTCGCGTTCCCGTGCGGATAGCCATCGAGTCAGCCTCAGCAGGTCGCCGCGCGCCTAGAGCCCGCGCAGTTTAGGCGCAACCGGCACGCGATGGTGTGGACCCGCACTACGCCAGGTGTGATCGCTCCGACGGCTGTGCGGGTGAGGGCGTACCTCCAGCCCACGTCCAAGCAGGATGGGCAGTTGGTCATAGCGTTTAGCCCCGTCATGCACACAGGTTGTGGCACTCACCGGCCAGCTCCCCGGAAAATTTTTCCGGGGTCGGAACTGACCAAAGGGAGACGGTGTGCCGGTGCGCGGAAGAACCAACCACCTGACCATCGGCGAACGCGTCGCCTGGTACCGCTACCGACGCGGCCTATCCCAGGAGGTGCTGGCCGGACTCATCGGTCGGACCGCCGACTGGTTGGGTAAGGTCGAGAACAACCGGATCGAGCTGGACCGGCTCTCCGTCATCAAGTCCCTCGCCGAAGTCCTGGACGTCTCCCTCGGCGAACTGCTCGGCGAACCCTCGTTGCTCGACTGGAACGGCGACAGTGGCACCGCGACAGTCCCCGCCGTCCGTGCCGCCCTGATGGACTACCACGGCCTCGGCCCCTTCGGAAGCGGCACGGACGCGGAGCCAACGAGCGTCGCTGTGCTCAGGAAGGATGTGTGCGCCCTCTGGGATGCCTACCAGGACTCCCGCTTCGGGTACGTGACAGGCCGTCTGCCTGGGCTGCTACACCGCGCCCAGGCCGCCGCCGACCACCATGACGGCGACGACCAGGACCAGGCTCGTCGGCTTCTCGGCTTGGTGTATCAACTCGCCGCTACCCAGCTCACCAAACTTGGAGAGAGCGACCTGGCATGGATCGCCGCCGACCGCGGCTTAGCCGCGGTCCGACCCACGGGTGATCCTCTCGTCACCGGTTCCCTGTTCCGGTCCGTCGGACATGCCCTGCATGCCAACGGCCGCTACAGCGAAGCTGTACGCCTCACCGTGGATGCCGCCAGGTACCTTGAACCCCACCTCACGCACGCCACACCAGCGCTGCTCTCCGTCTACGGGACGCTGTTCCTGTCCGGTTCGATGGCCGCAGCCCGCTCCAACGACGCCCCCACCACCCGTACCCTCCTCGCCGCCGCCGACCAGGCCGCCAGCCGACTCGGGGCCGACGCCAACCACCTCTGGACCGCGTTCGGCCCGACCAACGTCGCCATCCACCGCGTCGCCACGGCCGCCGAGCTGGGCGATCTACAGGTCGCCATCGACCTCGGCCCGCGCGTCGATACCTCCGGACTACCGATGGAGCGCCGGGCACGGCACGCCCTCGAAGTCGCCCGCGTCTACAGCGCGTGGAACCGTGTTGACGACGCCCAGGCCGTCATCCTTGACGCCGAACAGATGGCACCCGAGCAGGTCCGCCACCACTTCCTCAGCCGCCAACTCGCCCTGACCTGGCTACGCCGCCAGCGCGGCAAGCCCTCGGCCGAACTGGTCGGCCTGGCCCAGCGACTCAAGGTGCTCGACTGAACCTAGTCCATCTAGGCTGCCCTGGTGACGGCCAACGAGATGCCACCTGTGGCAACCCCACGGGTTGCCGCCGGTGCCCTCTTCTTCGACGACGAAGGCCGCGTGCTCCTCGTACGCCCGAGCTACAAGAAGCACTGGGACATCCCCGGCGGCTACGTCGAACCAGGCGAGTCGCCCCGAGCCGCCTGCATACGCGAAATCCAAGAGGAACTGGGCCTTACCCCGGCAGTTGGACCGATGTTGGTCGTGGACTGGGCACCCGCCGAACACGAAGGCGACAAGCTCCTCTTCATCTTCGACGGCGGATCACTCGATACCGAGCAGGAGCGCAACATCCACTTCACGGACGGCGAACTCACTGAGTGGCGCTACGTAAGCGCAGAGTCCTTGGACCAGCACGGCCCACCCCGACTCGCCCGTAGGATCCGCACCGCTATCGCAGCGCGCAATAAAGGCCTGTCCGTCTATGCCGAACACGGCAGAGGGTTGGCTCGCTAACGGCACCTCTCTTGTCAACCCGCCGGCAGCAGAGGTTTCCGTTAGATCCACACTCCCCAGCGTCGATCAGTAGAGCCACCGGTCGAGCACCCCGGGCCAGAAGTGGGTCGTGTGGTCGCCGTGTCCGAACGCGGGTGGGTCAAGGTCCCTGATGCGCTCCAGCAGGTCGGCGAGTTCCGCGAGCGCCTGCTCCTCGGCCTGGCAGTCCTCGTCCCAGCGGTCGATGACTGTCGAGCTGGTCAGCCAGGCGCCGACCAGGTGCAACGAAGACAGCCAGTGGACGATCGTGGAGTTGACGAACCCGACGCTGCCGTCCGGCGACCAGATCCGCACCGCACCGGTCCCCGGCTCGGCGCCGTACACCCAGCTCGGGTCCTCGGAGTGCGCCAACCGGTACATCGTCGGCTCCGCGCCGAATGACACCGCGCCGACGAGATCATCGATCAGGGGTACGCCAGCGGAGACCAGCACGGCCTTCTGCGATTCGGGAAGTCGCCACGCCGCCACCTCCAGCTCGGTCGCGCGCACCACCCGCTCGCTGCCGGCCCAGGCCGTGAGCGCCTCGAACGTTGGCGGCAGCGAAAGATCATCGACCGGCACCCGGATGAGGGTAGTCCGGGCAGGGCCCTTTCGTCGGCGGTAACCTGCCGCCAGGCAGACCAAGGACATCGCCGGCCGACGACTGTCCGCGGGCAGCGGCCGGGCTGACCGGCGACGGATACTGCCCGGATGCGCGAAGACGACGTGTTCCGGGGCATCGCCGCCCGCGTGGCGGCCCGCGAGTACAGCGACGACCTCTACATCCACCCTGGCTCCCTCGACGCGGACGGCACGTGGGTGGTGGCTCCCTCGCCCGGGACGACCCGCTGGCTGGTGGAACGCGGGTCGCCGGAACACCTCGCCGCGCTGGCGGCCGGCGCCGTCGACCCGCTGCCACCGCTCGAACCCGCCACTCCGGAAGCCGTGAACGAGGCTGAGCGGGTGCTCGGGTATCCGCTACCGCCGCTGCTGCGACGCCTCTACCTGGAGGTCGCCAACGGCGGCTTCGGCCCGGTGCTGGGCGTCGCGGGCGGGTGCACCGACGATCTCGGGCGTACCGCTGTCGATCGGCTCAACTCCCGCGATCCCGCCGGCCTGCTGCCGCTCGCCTACTGGGGATGCGCGATCTACTCGTACGTCGACTGTGCGGGGCGGGGAGCGATGACGTGGGGCTTCGACCCCAACTCGGGCCTGGGCGAAGACTCGTTCTACGCGGAAGGGATCTCTCTCGTGGACTGGCTCGCCGGGTGGCTCGACGGCTCGCTCGAGCAACCGCGCCTCTATCCCGACGAGCGCCGGTAGAGCGCGAACGGCCCCAGTACCCCTCTGTCGCTGCCCAGGCTGCTGCAAAAGCCGAGCGCGCCGGCGGACAGGCGCAGGTCGGTGAGCGCGTTGACGACGAGGGTTTCCCGAACTGCACGATCAGGTTGAAGGTGAAGGCTTCCCGGCAGATCACCCCAGGGTGGCGTTCGGTCGCCACGAGGCGTCCACCTTCCTTGGTGCACCTGGTCGCGGCCGCGCGGCCGTCGGTGGTGGTCCGACGTCCGGCCTCGCCTCGCGCTTTGTCGCGGTGCCGGAGCCGGCGCAGGGTGATCGCGGCCACCGTGTAACCGAGCCCGGTGACCAGAGGGTGACCCGCCACAAGGAGCGCCGCGGTCAGGTTCCGGGTGACGAGCGGTAGGCGAAGTTCGAAGGTCGCCTGCTTCGGTGGTGGCCTCGTCCTTCCTGCGACAACCGGTTGACCTGCGGAATCGCTCGCGCCCGTAGCAGATCAACTGCCTGCGGGGGCGTTGTCCACAGGCGACCGGGTTGTCCACAGGCGAGGCGATCGGGGAGGCCCTCGGTGCGGATTCCGAGCACTGTCGGCGGCATACCAGAGCCCGACCGCTGGAGGCCGCGATGCCACCCCGTACCTCGGTTCCGCCGATCCGCCGGCTCCCGCTGGTCGTCACCGGCGACGACGACCTGCTCGACGACGTGCTCCGACTCGCGGCCGCCGGCGGGGTCGAGGTGGAGCTCGCCCGCGATGCGGCGGCCGCCCGCACCCGCTGGCTACCCGCCCCGTTCGTGGTGCTCGGCGCCGACCAGGCGCAGGCGTGCCTCCGTGCCCGCCTGGCCAAGCGGCCCAGGCTGGTGCTTGTCGGCCGAGCGGGTCAGCTCGACCCCGGGTGGCAGATCGCCGACCTGATCGGGGCCGAGCACGTCGCCGTGCTGCCCGCCGCCGAGTCGTGGCTCGTCGATCGGTTCGCCGAGCACGACCCGGACCGCCCGGACGGCGTCGGCGCCCGAATAGTCGCCGTCTTCGGCGGTCGCGGCGGCGCGGGTGCGAGTGTGTTCGCCGGTGGTCTCGCCGTCACCGCCGCCCGGACCCGGCTGCGGACACTGCTCGTCGACGCCGACCCGCTCGGCGGGGGCCTCGACCTCGTGCTCGGTTGGGAGCAGTTGGAGGGTCTGCGTTGGCCGTCGCTCACCGCTGCGGACGGTCGGGTGGACGCCCCGGCGCTGGTGCGGGCGCTGCCCAGTCGGGGTGACCTGGTGGTGCTGTCCTGGGATCGGGGCGAGATGCTCGCCCTGCCGGCGGCGGCGATGGCGGCGACCGTCGACGCCGCCCGTCGTGGGCGGGACTTCGTGGTCATCGACCTGCCCCGACAACTGGACGACGCGGCGGTGGTGGCGTTGCAGGCGACCGACCACGCGTTCGTCGTCGTGCCGGCGGAGCTGCGTGCCACAGCGGCGGCCGCCCGGGTGGTGGCCGCCGCCGCCCCGCACTGTGCCGCGCTCTCGGTGGTGGTCCGTGGGCCGGCCCCGGGTCGGCTACGCGCTACCGAGGTGGCCCGCGCCCTCGGCCTACCCCTGGCCGGCACGTTGCGCCCCGAGCCGGGGCTCTGCCGTGGGCTGGAGCGGGGCGAAGCCCCGGCCGCCGCCGGCAAGGGCCCGCTCGCCGCGCTGTGCCAACGGATCGTCGCCGACCTCACCGGCGCGCCGGCGACGGGCGCGGCATGAGCGCCCGGCCGGAGGACGGCACTCTCGCCGCTCGGGTACGGCAGCGGATCGCCGCCTCGGCTGACCCGGTGACGTCCGCGGCGATCGTCTCCGCGGTACGGGCCGAATCCACCGCCGCGGTTCTCGGGGACACCACTGTGCTACGGATCGCCGACCGGGTGCGTGACGACCTCGTTGGCGCCGGTCCGCTGGCGCCGCTGCTCGCCGACCCGGAGGTGACCGACGTCCTCGTCAACGGCGTCCGGGTCTGGGTCGACCGGGGGTCGGGGCTGCACCAGGTCGCCGTTCCGGTGGGCACCGTGGAGGACGTCCGCCGGTTGGCGCAGCGCCTGATCGCCGGTGCCGGGCGGCGGCTCGACGACGGCTCGCCGTACGCGGACGCGCGGCTGCCCGACGGCACCCGACTGCACGCCGTGTTGCCTCCGGTGGCGACCGACGGGCCGTACCTGTCCCTGCGGACGTTCCGGCACCGGCCCTACACCCTCGACGAGCTGGTACGTCAGGGGACCGTGCCGCGACCGGTGGCGCCACTGCTGTCCGCCGTCGTCGCGGCACGGTTGGCGTACCTGGTCACCGGGGGCACCGGCTCGGGCAAGACCACCCTGCTCAACACACTGCTGGGAATGGTGCCGGCCACTGAACGGATCGTGGTGGTGGAGGACGCCGCCGAGCTGCGCCCGGGGCATCCACACGTGCTGGGGCTTCAGGCGCGTACCGCCAATGTGGAGGGCAGCGGCGTGGTCAGCCTCGCCGACCTGGTCCGCCAGGCGCTGCGGATGCGCCCGGACCGCCTGGTGATCGGGGAGTGCCGGGGCGGTGAGGTGGTCGACCTGCTGGCCGCGCTGAACACCGGTCACGACGGGGGCGCTGGCACGCTGCACGCCAACACACCGTCCGACGTGCCGGCCCGGTTGGAGGCGCTGGGGATGTTGGGCGGGCTGCCGCGCGCCGCGCTGCACGCCCAGGTGGCCGCCGCGCTACAGGTGCTCTTCCAGGTACGACGTGGCGACCGGGGTCGTGTCCTGGAGTCGGTCTGTCTGCTGCTGCCCGAGGGGCCGGAACGGCTGGTGACAGTGGTGCCCGCCTGGGTGCGTGGCAAGGGGCTCGGGTTGGCCGCGCGGGCACTCGGAGCGTTGCTGCGCGAGCGCGGGGTGGCGGTGCCGCCGATCCTCAGCGCCCCGTGGCCGGGATCGGCGGGACCGGCATGACCGGCGCGACGATGCTCGTGGCAGCGCTGCTCCTGGCGGCCGCCGCCCTGGTGGCGTGGCCCGTGCGGAGTGTCCGGCTCCGTCGACGCCGCGTCCTGGGGAGCTGCCGGACGAGCGGGGTCGACCCGGATGACGCCCTCGTCGAGTGGATCAGAGAGCTGGGCCGCACGCCGGACGCTCCGGCTGACGGCCCGACCGCCGCCTCGACCCCGGGTCACCCGGTCGGCGGCGCCCCAGCCGTGCGGACCACCGCGCAGGCCGATCGGAGCAGGACGGTGCTCGGGTGGCCCAGCCGGAACGTCACCGGCAGCCCGAGCTGGCCGGCGGCGGCGGTCCGGCTCACCCGTCCGGAAGGCCCGATCCGCCCACCGACCCGCCGCGATCCGCGACGACCCGCCGGTGCGGCTCGCGGGGACGTGCTCGCCGTGGCGGTGGCCGAGGATCGCGGTGGTTCCGAGCACCGGGAGGCCGTCGACGCGGCAGACCGAGCGCCCGACGAGGTGGGGTCGCCGGCGCGGGTTCGTACGCCGCGCATGTCGTCCCGGCTGCTGCTGCCGCTTGTCGGCCTGGTCGGCGGCGGTGTCGGCGCCGTGCTCGGTGGTCCGGTGGCGGCGGTCGCGATGTCCGGGTACGGCACGTTGATGGTGCGGGCGGTGCGGCGCTGGCGGGTGAACCGGCAGGTGGAGCGGGTCCGACGGGGTGAGCTCGACCGCCTGTGTGGCCTCGCGGCGGACCTCCGGGCGGGTCTGCCTGCTCCGCACCTCATCGAGGTCACCACCGAGAGCCGGGACGGGTCGGACCGGCTGCGCCACCTCACCGCTGCGGCGGTGCGGCTGGCCGACCGGACCGGCGCGCCCCTGGCTGAGCTCGTCGAGCGGATCGAGGCGGACGCTCGGGCGACCGACCGGGGTATGGCCGCCGCGGCGGCGCAGGCCGCCGGTGCGCGGGCCACGGCGTGGCTGCTGGCGGCGCTCCCGGTCGGCGGTATCGGGCTCGGCTACGGGATCGGCGTCGACCCGATGGCGGTGCTGTTGCACAGCGCGGTCGGTGGCGCGTGCGCCGTTGCCGCCGTCGCCCTCCAGGTCGTGGGCCTTCTCTGGGCGGAGCGACTCGGCGCGACACCGGGGCGGGCCTGATGACGGCCGCCCGGAGCCCGGCGGGCCGGAACCCGATGAGCGACAGCGGCTCGACGCGTGGCCGCGGCCCGGTCGCCGAAGGCGGTGCGGGACACGGAGGCCGGCCGGGAGGCACGTATTCACAAGCTGACCAGCGCGGTTCGCGGAGCGCGCCCGACCCGACGCGCCACGACGGGCGAACCCGGGCCGTAAGGCGGCGGCTGGACACGATCCGGCTCGCGGCGGCCTTCGGTGGTCTCGCCGTAACCGTCGTGGTCGGGGGTTGGTTCGGGCTGCTCGCCGCGCTCCCGACCGCGTTCCTGCTGGACGTCATGCTGCGGCGGATCGAGGCACCCGGTGCGCGGAGGCGACGGTACCGGGAGGCCGCTGACCTGCCCCTCGCCGCCGACCTCCTGGCCGCCGCGATGCGGGCGGGCGCGCCGGTGGACCGTTCGGTGCTGGCCGTCGCCGAGGCGCTGGACGGGCCGCTCGCGGATCGGTTGGCCCGGGTCGGCCGCACGCTGCTGCTCGGCGGTGGACCGGCGGAGGCGTGGTCCGCGCTGGACGGGGTGTCCGGCGCGGAGCGCCTGACAGCCGCGGCGTTGCGCTCGGCAAACAGCGGTGCCGCACTGACCGGCGCGCTCACCCGGCTCGCCGACGACCTTCGCTCCGACCGGGCCACCGCTGCCGAGGCGTCAGCCCGACGGGCCGGCGTGCTCATCGTCCTGCCGTTGGGGCTCTGCTTCCTGCCGGCGTTCATTCTCGCCGGTCTGGTGCCGGTGATCGTCGCCGTCCTGGGCGACGTGCTCTGACCCATCGAGAAGGGGAAACAACAGTGCGTAAACTCCTCGGTCGCCTGCGTGGCGACGCCGGAATGAACACCGCCGAGTACGCCGTCGGCACACTGGCCGCCGTCGCCTTCGCCGGGATCCTGTTGAAGGTGCTGACGTCCGGCAACGTCCAGTCGGCGTTGACCGCCGTCATCGACAGGGCACTGAAGTGATCGAGCGCCGGTGGGCCGGCCGCGAGCCGACGTCGACCACACCGTCCAGTCGCCCGGCGCGGCCCGGTTCGGGCCTCGAACGGGGAGACACCGTCGGGCGGATCTGGCGGCCCGCCCGGTGGGCCGGTGGGGGCGATCGTGGGTCGTTCACCGCCGAACTGGCGGCCGGCCTGCCGGCGCTACTCCTGCTCCTGCTGGCCGGTCTGACCGCTGTCAACGCCGTCAGCGCGCAGGCGGGTTGCCTGCACGCGGCCCGGGAGGCGGCGCTGGCCGCCGCGCGGGGCGGGGACGGCAGCGCGGGAGGCGGGCGGGCGTCGCCACCGGGGGCAGCTGTCTCGGTGGCCGTCGACGGCGACCGGGTGCGGGCGACGGTACGCGCGCCCGTCCGGACGTTGGGCAGTCGACTCCCCAGGATCACAGTGGTCGCCACCGCCGTCGCCGCCGTCGAACCGGGCGTTGGAGAAGGTGGTTGGTAGTGCGCCGAACTGTCGGTACGTCAGCTCGCACCTGCCACGGACCCGCCGCCGATCGACCCGATCGGGGCCGCCCCGACGCGGAGCGAGGCGGTGCGACTCTGCTGTTGCTGGCGCTCGGGCTCGGCTTCGTCCTGTTCGGTACGTTCGGGGCCGCCATCGCCGCCGCCGGGCTGGCCGGCCAGCGGGCGGCGGTAGCGGCCGATCTCGGGGCGTTGGCCGGGGCCGCCCGGGCGCTCGGCGGCGACGCGTCCGCGTGCGCGTCCGCGTCCGACATCGCCGCGAGCAACGATGGTCGCTTGATCGGCTGTCGCCTCGACGGGTTGGACGTGCTGGTGACCGTCGAGGTGGCGTTCACGCCACTTCCCGGTCTGCACCGTGTGGCGACCTCGACCGCCCGCGCCGGCCGGGTACGCGGTTGAGGGGGTGCGTTTGATGCCCCGACGGTGGGTGCTGTGGAGCTGAGCCGGTTGCGACATCGGCGCGATGCGGTGACGACATCAGCTCCACAGGGCACGCGAACCCCCACCTCGACGGGCCCGCCGAGCCACCGTCGGCGGGCGATACCGACGGCCTCCGGCCGGGACCGGGCTCAGGGCCTGTCCCGGCCGGAGGCCGAGGAGCGGACAACCAGTGGGGCCGGGTGGGTCAGCGAGCCTGGAGCGCGTCGAGGGCGACGGCCATCGCGATGACCAGGCGGCGGTCGATCTGCGGGTGCCGCACCTCGACCACGTACCTGTCGCGCAGGCCCCACTTCTTCACCACGGAGAAGACGGTCTGACCGTCGGCGGTGAAATCGAAGTGGTACGGCAGCCAGGACAGCGAGTCGACGAACCGGCGCAGCAGCGCCACCGGCAGGCTGCGCTCCTGGCCCGTCACCTGCGGCAGGCCGGCCTGCTCGACGTGCCAGGTGGACCGCAGCAGCGACTGGGCGAAGTCCTTGCGGAACAAGCCGATCGGGTTGCCGGTGGCGTCCGTGACGTCGTACGTGGCGCCGAGGTCGATGCGCTGGCGGGCCTTGAAGCCGAGCAGGGGCTGCTGCTTGGAGTCGTCGGTGTAGATGGTCACCTGCTCCTTGAAGGCGAGCCGCTTCTGCTGCGCGAACGCCAGCAGCTCACCTTCGGTGCCGTCCGGGGCGACCGCCCGGACCTCGTACTGGTTGACCATCATGCGCAGGCGCTGACGGACGTAGAACTGGTGCTGACCCTGCACGTTGTCGAGCTGCATCAGAACTCCTCCGGGATTGGTGCGCCGGAGTCTCGCACAGCCCGCCGACCGTCGCGCTCCCGCTGCCCGGAACCGAGCCCCGCTGGTCATGATCAGTTGATGGTGGGTAGTCGTCGGGGCGGTCGGACGACTACCCGGCATCACGTGCTCGCGGTGCCCGTGTCGGATCGGAGGGTGCGGTGTCAGCGTCCGTCGACCGTGGTCGCCGCCCGTAGCGCCCACGTGTTCAGGACCTGGTGGATGCCGCGAAGCCGCTCGTTGATCTGCTCCAGCCGTTCCGCCTGAGCCAGGGCGGCGAGCGCTGACCCGAGCGCGATCTGCTGGTCGAGAGTGAGGTTGTCCTGGTCAATGGTGTAGAGCAGGTCGACGGTCTCGGCGATGGTGTCGGCCACGATTTCTCCTCGGGAACGGAAACGATCAGCAGCATGGGCATCGATGGAAGCGCTCCCACATCATTGTGCCCCGTGCCGTGCCGGTTCATGCAAGCCGCTCATCCGGGCAGGTTCGCCAGCACCACGTCGAGCACCCGGATCGCGTCCGGCTTGGAGAGCGGGTTGTTGCCGTTACCGCACTTCGGTGACTGCACGCACGACGGGCAGCCGGTCTCGCAGCCGCACTCGGCGATCGCGTCGCGGGTGGCCCGCAGCCACGCCGACGCCGTGCCGTACGCCCGCTCGGCGAACCCGGCGCCACCCGGGTGCCCGTCGTAGACGAACACCGTCGGCGCCTCGGTGTCCGGGTGTACGGCGGTGGAGAGCCCGCCG
It contains:
- a CDS encoding helix-turn-helix domain-containing protein; translation: MRGRTNHLTIGERVAWYRYRRGLSQEVLAGLIGRTADWLGKVENNRIELDRLSVIKSLAEVLDVSLGELLGEPSLLDWNGDSGTATVPAVRAALMDYHGLGPFGSGTDAEPTSVAVLRKDVCALWDAYQDSRFGYVTGRLPGLLHRAQAAADHHDGDDQDQARRLLGLVYQLAATQLTKLGESDLAWIAADRGLAAVRPTGDPLVTGSLFRSVGHALHANGRYSEAVRLTVDAARYLEPHLTHATPALLSVYGTLFLSGSMAAARSNDAPTTRTLLAAADQAASRLGADANHLWTAFGPTNVAIHRVATAAELGDLQVAIDLGPRVDTSGLPMERRARHALEVARVYSAWNRVDDAQAVILDAEQMAPEQVRHHFLSRQLALTWLRRQRGKPSAELVGLAQRLKVLD
- a CDS encoding NUDIX hydrolase, which codes for MTANEMPPVATPRVAAGALFFDDEGRVLLVRPSYKKHWDIPGGYVEPGESPRAACIREIQEELGLTPAVGPMLVVDWAPAEHEGDKLLFIFDGGSLDTEQERNIHFTDGELTEWRYVSAESLDQHGPPRLARRIRTAIAARNKGLSVYAEHGRGLAR
- a CDS encoding SUKH-4 family immunity protein; this translates as MPVDDLSLPPTFEALTAWAGSERVVRATELEVAAWRLPESQKAVLVSAGVPLIDDLVGAVSFGAEPTMYRLAHSEDPSWVYGAEPGTGAVRIWSPDGSVGFVNSTIVHWLSSLHLVGAWLTSSTVIDRWDEDCQAEEQALAELADLLERIRDLDPPAFGHGDHTTHFWPGVLDRWLY
- the ssd gene encoding septum site-determining protein Ssd — protein: MPPRTSVPPIRRLPLVVTGDDDLLDDVLRLAAAGGVEVELARDAAAARTRWLPAPFVVLGADQAQACLRARLAKRPRLVLVGRAGQLDPGWQIADLIGAEHVAVLPAAESWLVDRFAEHDPDRPDGVGARIVAVFGGRGGAGASVFAGGLAVTAARTRLRTLLVDADPLGGGLDLVLGWEQLEGLRWPSLTAADGRVDAPALVRALPSRGDLVVLSWDRGEMLALPAAAMAATVDAARRGRDFVVIDLPRQLDDAAVVALQATDHAFVVVPAELRATAAAARVVAAAAPHCAALSVVVRGPAPGRLRATEVARALGLPLAGTLRPEPGLCRGLERGEAPAAAGKGPLAALCQRIVADLTGAPATGAA
- a CDS encoding TadA family conjugal transfer-associated ATPase, which encodes MSARPEDGTLAARVRQRIAASADPVTSAAIVSAVRAESTAAVLGDTTVLRIADRVRDDLVGAGPLAPLLADPEVTDVLVNGVRVWVDRGSGLHQVAVPVGTVEDVRRLAQRLIAGAGRRLDDGSPYADARLPDGTRLHAVLPPVATDGPYLSLRTFRHRPYTLDELVRQGTVPRPVAPLLSAVVAARLAYLVTGGTGSGKTTLLNTLLGMVPATERIVVVEDAAELRPGHPHVLGLQARTANVEGSGVVSLADLVRQALRMRPDRLVIGECRGGEVVDLLAALNTGHDGGAGTLHANTPSDVPARLEALGMLGGLPRAALHAQVAAALQVLFQVRRGDRGRVLESVCLLLPEGPERLVTVVPAWVRGKGLGLAARALGALLRERGVAVPPILSAPWPGSAGPA
- a CDS encoding type II secretion system F family protein, giving the protein MDTIRLAAAFGGLAVTVVVGGWFGLLAALPTAFLLDVMLRRIEAPGARRRRYREAADLPLAADLLAAAMRAGAPVDRSVLAVAEALDGPLADRLARVGRTLLLGGGPAEAWSALDGVSGAERLTAAALRSANSGAALTGALTRLADDLRSDRATAAEASARRAGVLIVLPLGLCFLPAFILAGLVPVIVAVLGDVL
- a CDS encoding DUF4244 domain-containing protein: MRKLLGRLRGDAGMNTAEYAVGTLAAVAFAGILLKVLTSGNVQSALTAVIDRALK
- a CDS encoding TadE family type IV pilus minor pilin, yielding MWRPARWAGGGDRGSFTAELAAGLPALLLLLLAGLTAVNAVSAQAGCLHAAREAALAAARGGDGSAGGGRASPPGAAVSVAVDGDRVRATVRAPVRTLGSRLPRITVVATAVAAVEPGVGEGGW